A genomic stretch from Fodinibius salinus includes:
- a CDS encoding MTAP family purine nucleoside phosphorylase, with product MESLAVILGSAFGDEIPNSLDMQPINIDTQWGTQKIYGTTNKEGRKIYTILRHQHPHRLLPNQINYRAQAAALQSVNCGALLINSSVGVLTPDLPLYKPLILTDQLMPENRLPDGSTCTMFTEPSDSQGHLVLNDGLFSRALSQQIAGKHSGRIHNPDVDIVFVYAGGPRSKTAAENQMWAQLGGDVNSMTVAPEVVLANELEIPTAGLVVGHKYSVPEIDNPEEADIADTLNEAKSATKDIIIDFLQHGSPVEFQNHIYRF from the coding sequence ATGGAATCCCTGGCTGTGATACTTGGAAGTGCATTTGGAGATGAAATCCCTAATTCTCTAGACATGCAGCCCATTAACATTGACACCCAATGGGGTACGCAAAAAATTTACGGTACTACCAATAAAGAAGGCCGCAAAATATATACTATTTTGCGGCACCAGCACCCGCACCGACTACTGCCCAATCAAATTAACTACCGGGCACAGGCTGCGGCATTGCAATCTGTAAACTGTGGCGCGCTCCTTATAAACAGCTCTGTAGGAGTTCTAACCCCTGACTTACCCCTATACAAACCCCTTATACTAACCGATCAGTTAATGCCCGAAAATCGGCTTCCTGACGGATCTACCTGTACTATGTTTACAGAACCTTCGGACAGCCAGGGACACCTTGTACTGAATGACGGACTGTTTAGCCGTGCCCTTTCGCAACAAATAGCCGGTAAGCATTCAGGCAGGATTCACAATCCCGATGTAGATATTGTCTTTGTGTATGCGGGTGGCCCCCGGAGCAAAACAGCAGCTGAAAACCAAATGTGGGCACAACTGGGCGGGGACGTCAACTCGATGACCGTGGCCCCTGAAGTAGTCTTGGCTAACGAACTTGAAATACCAACGGCCGGACTGGTGGTGGGGCACAAATATTCGGTACCAGAGATTGACAACCCTGAAGAAGCCGATATCGCGGATACTCTGAATGAAGCGAAGTCAGCTACTAAAGATATTATTATTGATTTCTTACAACACGGTTCACCGGTTGAATTCCAAAATCATATTTACCGCTTTTAA
- a CDS encoding ABC transporter substrate-binding protein has product MKFFFYYVLIFSVLLFASCSSSPDNQTDLQNLSWDQILQKAEGQSLNMMMWQGDPNINKYMQQYVVPQVKKQFDIDLNVSNGQGSTIVSVLMSELEAGQQQSELDLVWINGETFYQLREIDALYGPFVSQLPNSKFIDFSNPFIKYDFQQSINGYEVPWGKVQFTIIYDSARVSSPPTNRQALRQYVKTHPGTFTIANDFSGMTFLKSLLIGMAGKGTLSGEFNEQAYQKYSERLWNYINDIKPYFWKNGETFPSNVTAMHQLFVNGELNFTMSNNDTEVDNKILEGFFPQTARAYVFQKGTIRNSHYVGIPKNSTHKAAAMVVSNFLISPEAQYRKARPDIWGDGTVLSKLKVPPKWQQKFAAMPQRYYAPPRDSLQDHALRELAPEYMIRLYEDFRTEIIQK; this is encoded by the coding sequence ATGAAATTCTTTTTCTATTACGTTCTTATTTTTTCTGTACTGCTGTTTGCTTCATGCAGCAGTTCACCCGATAACCAAACTGATCTGCAAAACCTTTCTTGGGATCAAATCCTGCAAAAGGCCGAGGGACAATCTCTGAATATGATGATGTGGCAGGGTGATCCCAACATCAACAAATACATGCAGCAGTATGTAGTGCCGCAGGTTAAAAAGCAATTCGATATTGACCTGAATGTTTCCAACGGGCAGGGGAGCACCATCGTGTCAGTGCTCATGAGTGAGCTTGAGGCCGGTCAGCAGCAAAGCGAACTAGATCTGGTATGGATCAATGGGGAAACCTTTTATCAGCTACGAGAAATCGACGCCCTCTATGGTCCCTTCGTTTCGCAACTGCCCAACAGCAAATTTATCGACTTTAGTAATCCCTTCATAAAATACGATTTTCAACAATCCATCAATGGCTATGAAGTTCCCTGGGGCAAGGTACAGTTTACCATCATCTATGATTCGGCCCGTGTATCATCACCACCCACAAATCGACAAGCCCTCAGGCAGTATGTCAAAACCCATCCCGGGACATTTACCATCGCCAACGACTTTTCGGGAATGACCTTCCTTAAGTCATTGCTCATTGGTATGGCCGGTAAGGGTACGCTAAGCGGTGAGTTTAATGAACAAGCCTATCAAAAATACTCCGAGCGTCTCTGGAATTATATCAACGATATAAAGCCATATTTTTGGAAAAATGGAGAAACTTTCCCTTCGAACGTGACGGCTATGCACCAGCTTTTTGTTAACGGAGAGCTCAATTTTACGATGAGCAACAACGATACCGAAGTGGATAATAAAATTTTGGAAGGATTCTTTCCCCAAACAGCACGTGCGTATGTATTTCAAAAAGGTACTATTCGAAATTCACACTATGTGGGCATACCCAAAAATAGTACCCACAAAGCAGCAGCGATGGTTGTCAGTAATTTTCTAATTTCTCCCGAAGCCCAATATCGCAAAGCACGTCCCGATATCTGGGGCGACGGTACAGTATTAAGTAAGTTGAAGGTTCCTCCAAAATGGCAACAAAAATTTGCGGCTATGCCCCAACGGTATTATGCTCCACCGCGGGATTCCCTGCAGGACCACGCCCTGCGTGAACTGGCCCCGGAATATATGATTCGACTTTATGAGGATTTTCGAACAGAAATTATTCAAAAATAA
- a CDS encoding ABC transporter ATP-binding protein, producing MPLQANNISKQFGGETVLSELSLQLKDQETLSILGRSGCGKTTLLKICAGLQDSDSGLVTIEGTKICSLSPQNRPVVYLYQEALLFPHLNVFENIAFGLRLRNKAEEDISTQTNDMITKLGLDGMAQKMPHQLSGGQKQRVSFGRALITNPKVLLLDEPFGNLDADTRSQMQRFFKKIAQEFEITAIFVTHNIKEAILMGDRIANMNNGKLTIYPSLEEFLAADHKAVQEEIKFWKLISNTN from the coding sequence ATGCCCTTACAAGCTAATAATATATCAAAACAATTTGGTGGAGAAACAGTGCTCTCGGAACTGAGTCTTCAGCTTAAGGATCAAGAAACACTCAGTATCCTTGGGCGGTCCGGTTGTGGAAAAACAACCCTTCTTAAAATTTGCGCTGGCCTACAAGATTCAGACTCAGGATTGGTTACCATTGAAGGTACCAAGATCTGTTCGCTGTCTCCACAGAATCGTCCGGTGGTCTATCTGTATCAAGAAGCCTTGCTGTTTCCTCATTTGAATGTATTTGAAAACATTGCTTTTGGTCTTCGTCTCAGAAACAAAGCTGAGGAGGATATCTCAACCCAAACTAATGATATGATTACCAAACTGGGGCTTGATGGCATGGCTCAAAAAATGCCGCATCAGCTATCTGGCGGACAAAAGCAGCGGGTTTCTTTTGGGCGGGCACTCATTACCAATCCCAAAGTACTATTGCTGGATGAACCATTTGGGAACCTTGATGCCGACACGCGCAGCCAAATGCAACGCTTTTTCAAAAAAATTGCCCAAGAATTTGAAATTACCGCCATTTTTGTGACACACAATATTAAGGAAGCCATACTGATGGGCGACCGTATCGCCAATATGAATAACGGGAAGCTAACTATTTATCCATCACTGGAAGAATTTTTAGCCGCTGACCATAAGGCCGTACAAGAAGAAATTAAGTTTTGGAAATTAATAAGCAATACTAACTAA
- a CDS encoding TonB-dependent receptor plug domain-containing protein → MKRLLCTLFTLVIATTAFGQSRLEVSVINKNDGQVVKDLAIILENQGIGYRQIDSTNAQGKAFFGGLSTSGSYRAIAVENGSYYSLNADDIVFRSNDKKSITMALLPKETRQLEEVKVQASNAISRINTIDAEVSSELQEQDIENIPIEGRTVSNSLHRLPNVTKSTGFYSEAPKVTINGANSLYTSYLIDGMDNNERFLGGPRFRIPIGFSKNITVLANNYSAEYGQTSNGLFNVTTKSGSNKISGETYYNVRPGSVIDASSPFNQTDLSGNAVDDGFQRHQFGLGVGGPIKKDKTFFYLNAEQTIGIKDNLLNVPELGVNTTVQGRNNYSLLSGKIDHNWSGNFRSSLRLHKGFVSIDRQGGGLNGGVTFPEAANEQSRNSFTAALRNVYNGSGFTSETNYQYATFNWIFTKPNTTGVPSVNVLDPQGQTIAKLGESFGNFDILQTIHQVQQKFTFYRGKHTIKAGLDFIGSIHNDTRGGNAKGFYRVQLNQQQLNNLRSQNLGRDLSYRDIPSGVQVLSNTIELHPNTFSGSQSIYSAYIEDLYSVNNQLNLTFGLRYDYDNLSKAGADQGDFNNISPRFNLNYRLNDKSSFRAGYGLFYGRIPYTIYSDAVAGSSNAPDFKEQLRLLRQQGFLPSDTNIDRITSNGNASATETNVAYLQGSTSKDFANSDGYAFSNQKTILNPNGLDNPYSHHFTLGYQRQLREDVLFYVDLIHKRGFNKFRLADVNTPSPYEVNDPNAGPSDVRSQRVADATRRVPIRYDNQGNPFALSNGDTLRNIARRVTMTQSKGESRYWAANFNLLKSKGSSSYSYRISYTISSLRNNTEDINFEAEDANDFSDEWGPSINDRRHVLSAVGTYYPIDNLGITLTSLIQSGQPVNRIPDATQFGGTTDLNGDGSSRAVQYTGKTDRAPGATRNDKRLPWSYTFDMSLQYRISIFGNNALQLRADVFNVLNTTNYSGYTSNATVSNQIQVGLIDQDQFVYRNAAPPRQFQFSLSYKF, encoded by the coding sequence ATGAAACGACTTCTGTGCACTCTATTTACTTTAGTCATTGCTACAACTGCATTCGGTCAGTCTAGGCTTGAAGTTTCTGTCATAAATAAAAACGACGGTCAGGTCGTAAAAGACTTGGCAATCATTCTCGAAAACCAAGGTATTGGCTATCGACAAATTGACTCTACCAATGCCCAGGGCAAAGCATTCTTTGGCGGCCTGTCAACCTCTGGTTCTTATCGGGCGATAGCTGTTGAAAATGGTTCATACTACTCGCTCAACGCTGATGATATTGTATTTCGCTCCAACGATAAAAAGAGTATTACAATGGCACTGTTGCCCAAAGAAACACGCCAGTTGGAAGAGGTTAAAGTACAAGCCAGTAATGCTATTTCTCGTATTAATACTATCGATGCTGAGGTTTCATCGGAGCTTCAGGAACAGGATATTGAAAATATCCCAATCGAAGGACGTACGGTAAGCAATTCTCTGCACCGCCTGCCTAATGTCACAAAATCTACCGGCTTTTATTCCGAGGCTCCCAAAGTAACCATCAACGGTGCTAACTCACTGTACACTAGCTATCTCATTGACGGCATGGACAACAATGAACGATTTCTGGGCGGCCCTCGCTTCCGGATTCCCATTGGCTTTTCAAAAAACATCACCGTGCTGGCTAATAACTATTCTGCCGAATATGGACAAACAAGTAACGGCCTATTCAATGTAACAACCAAGTCGGGCAGCAATAAAATAAGTGGAGAAACTTATTATAATGTGCGTCCCGGTTCTGTTATTGATGCCTCTTCTCCCTTCAATCAAACCGACCTTTCCGGAAATGCCGTCGACGACGGCTTCCAACGGCACCAGTTTGGACTGGGCGTTGGTGGACCTATCAAAAAAGATAAAACCTTCTTCTACCTTAACGCAGAACAGACCATCGGTATAAAAGATAACCTGCTCAACGTTCCCGAGCTGGGCGTTAATACCACTGTTCAGGGTCGCAATAACTACAGCCTACTCTCCGGCAAAATTGACCACAACTGGAGCGGCAACTTTCGTTCTTCACTGCGCCTGCACAAAGGGTTTGTGAGTATTGACCGGCAGGGCGGTGGACTCAACGGCGGCGTGACTTTCCCCGAAGCAGCTAATGAGCAAAGCCGTAATTCTTTTACCGCTGCATTACGTAATGTCTATAACGGCAGCGGCTTTACCTCCGAAACAAATTACCAGTATGCTACCTTCAACTGGATTTTCACCAAACCCAATACCACCGGCGTACCCTCCGTTAATGTGCTAGATCCGCAGGGACAAACGATTGCAAAGCTTGGTGAATCTTTTGGGAACTTTGACATCCTGCAGACCATACACCAGGTACAGCAAAAATTCACCTTCTACCGCGGCAAGCACACCATTAAAGCCGGGCTGGATTTTATTGGTTCTATCCACAATGATACCCGCGGTGGCAACGCCAAAGGCTTCTACAGGGTACAGCTCAACCAACAGCAACTCAACAATTTACGGTCACAAAATCTGGGCCGTGATCTGTCGTACCGGGATATCCCCTCGGGCGTGCAGGTATTGTCGAATACGATAGAGCTTCATCCCAATACCTTTAGCGGCAGTCAATCTATTTACAGTGCGTACATTGAGGATCTATACTCGGTTAATAATCAGCTGAATCTAACTTTTGGGCTGCGTTATGATTATGACAACCTCTCAAAAGCCGGCGCCGATCAGGGAGATTTCAATAATATATCTCCACGCTTTAACCTTAACTACCGCCTGAATGATAAAAGTAGTTTCCGCGCCGGGTATGGGCTTTTTTATGGACGCATCCCATATACTATTTACAGTGATGCGGTAGCCGGCAGCTCTAATGCACCCGATTTTAAAGAACAGCTTCGACTACTCAGGCAGCAAGGCTTTTTACCTTCCGATACCAATATTGACAGGATCACATCTAATGGTAATGCCAGTGCTACCGAGACTAATGTTGCTTACCTTCAGGGATCAACAAGTAAAGATTTTGCCAACTCCGACGGCTATGCATTTAGTAATCAGAAGACCATTCTTAATCCCAATGGTCTTGATAATCCCTATTCGCACCATTTTACCCTGGGATACCAGCGGCAGCTCCGCGAAGATGTGCTCTTTTATGTTGATCTGATTCACAAACGCGGCTTTAACAAATTCCGGCTGGCTGATGTCAATACCCCCTCACCATACGAAGTGAATGACCCGAATGCGGGCCCTTCTGATGTTCGATCTCAACGGGTGGCTGATGCTACGCGTCGCGTTCCCATCCGGTATGACAACCAAGGCAATCCCTTTGCTCTTAGCAATGGCGATACGCTGCGCAATATAGCCCGGCGCGTGACCATGACCCAAAGTAAAGGCGAATCGCGGTACTGGGCCGCCAATTTCAATCTACTTAAAAGTAAGGGTAGCAGTAGTTACAGTTATCGTATCAGCTATACAATTTCGAGCCTGCGTAACAATACCGAAGACATCAATTTTGAAGCCGAAGACGCTAATGACTTTTCGGATGAATGGGGACCATCAATCAACGACCGGCGTCACGTACTAAGCGCAGTTGGCACATATTATCCCATTGACAATTTAGGCATCACGCTTACTTCGCTTATCCAAAGCGGTCAGCCCGTAAACCGCATTCCTGATGCCACTCAATTTGGCGGTACCACTGATCTTAACGGGGACGGCAGCAGTCGCGCCGTACAATACACCGGCAAAACCGATCGCGCGCCGGGTGCTACACGTAACGACAAACGACTGCCGTGGTCTTACACTTTTGATATGAGCCTGCAATACCGTATCTCTATTTTTGGAAATAACGCCCTACAGTTACGAGCTGATGTTTTTAATGTGCTTAACACCACGAACTATAGCGGCTACACTAGTAATGCTACAGTCAGTAATCAAATCCAGGTAGGCCTTATTGATCAAGACCAGTTTGTATATCGTAATGCTGCACCACCCCGGCAGTTCCAGTTCAGTCTGAGCTATAAATTTTAA
- a CDS encoding MliC family protein, producing MFYPKLLLTGCFLFLIIGCNSNNSEKATTVKSPSKKTAISPQLDTVATDRVLVYQCGDSLRTVSYASTDSTWVLLPDTTLKMSRQKSASGEKYKADNHLYWTKGDEALLQLPKGSLMSCSLQPKQKSWAVAKLRGVDFRAMGQEPGWVLEITKGKQIKYVGNYGQDTVYTPAPEPAVQTSGKTVYRVSTEDDTLKIEVWDSPCTDTMNGAQFPVTVHMKANKEEHKGCGKMLTN from the coding sequence ATGTTTTACCCAAAACTATTACTTACCGGTTGTTTTTTGTTTCTGATAATAGGTTGTAACTCAAATAATTCCGAAAAGGCAACCACAGTAAAATCGCCATCCAAGAAAACAGCCATCAGCCCACAACTTGATACTGTAGCTACCGACCGTGTGTTGGTTTATCAGTGTGGCGATTCATTGAGGACGGTGTCCTATGCGAGCACTGACAGTACTTGGGTATTATTGCCCGACACTACCCTGAAAATGTCCCGCCAAAAATCTGCATCCGGAGAAAAATATAAGGCGGACAACCACTTATACTGGACCAAAGGAGACGAAGCACTGTTACAGCTGCCCAAGGGCTCGTTGATGAGCTGTAGCTTGCAGCCCAAGCAAAAGTCATGGGCAGTAGCAAAACTTCGCGGAGTTGATTTTCGGGCCATGGGTCAAGAGCCCGGCTGGGTTCTTGAGATTACTAAGGGCAAGCAAATTAAATATGTAGGGAATTATGGACAGGATACGGTTTATACCCCCGCCCCTGAGCCTGCAGTACAGACCTCCGGCAAAACCGTTTATCGTGTATCAACTGAAGATGATACCCTTAAGATAGAGGTCTGGGACTCACCATGCACCGATACGATGAATGGCGCTCAATTCCCTGTAACCGTACATATGAAAGCCAACAAAGAGGAACATAAGGGATGTGGAAAGATGCTAACTAACTGA
- a CDS encoding ABC transporter permease subunit, producing MRIFEQKLFKNKVEATGLLLFLLLAVLPLLLGIIYALLYSLGITGLVSDGFTLKYWQQAFTDIELWYSMGYTFYIALATITLTIAGALLLTIYLKEPLQQGFAGFSIYVPLAFPAIVVAFLIFQLASQSGFFARIIYQLGWISSTAQFPELVNDTYGIGIIAAHTFMALPFFTLYFINLYDQENINQLAKVGQTLGASSAQQHRRIVVPILLRRAFPTLTLYTIFVMGSYEIPLIVGRQSPQMISVLVIRKLRKFNLSDIPEAYISALLFITLIIIGLTLIFKNRNFSYDLDQ from the coding sequence ATGAGGATTTTCGAACAGAAATTATTCAAAAATAAAGTAGAAGCTACGGGCTTGCTCCTTTTCCTTCTGCTTGCAGTGCTTCCGCTGCTGCTGGGTATTATCTATGCGCTGCTGTATAGTCTGGGCATCACCGGACTGGTCAGCGACGGCTTTACCCTGAAATACTGGCAACAGGCATTCACCGATATTGAGCTCTGGTATTCCATGGGCTACACCTTCTATATTGCCCTTGCTACCATCACGCTGACTATCGCGGGCGCACTGTTGTTAACTATTTATCTTAAAGAACCCTTACAACAGGGCTTTGCCGGCTTTTCAATCTATGTGCCGCTGGCTTTTCCGGCAATTGTTGTTGCTTTCCTGATCTTCCAGCTGGCTTCTCAATCGGGATTTTTTGCCCGCATTATCTATCAACTGGGATGGATATCCAGTACAGCTCAGTTTCCCGAATTAGTCAATGACACCTATGGTATTGGAATTATTGCCGCTCATACCTTTATGGCACTGCCTTTTTTTACGCTCTATTTTATAAATCTCTATGATCAGGAAAATATTAATCAGCTTGCAAAAGTTGGGCAAACGCTGGGAGCATCGAGCGCCCAGCAACACCGGCGGATCGTCGTACCCATTCTGCTAAGGCGTGCCTTTCCAACTCTTACCCTATACACCATTTTTGTCATGGGATCTTACGAGATTCCACTCATTGTTGGTCGCCAATCTCCGCAGATGATATCGGTACTTGTCATTCGCAAACTGCGTAAATTTAATCTCTCCGATATTCCGGAAGCTTATATTTCGGCACTGCTTTTTATAACGCTAATCATTATTGGGCTTACGCTTATTTTTAAGAACCGAAACTTCAGCTATGACCTCGATCAGTAA
- a CDS encoding phosphotransferase, whose translation MLSKQQILKIVSEKLPDFEPESSLQSLEGGNLNHVWRLKGSSRNLILKMAPPYIAANPEVPLDPKRIQFESKALQLFGNRELLNPLASREIRPPKHVFYDNKQHLLATEDLGHLPDISRLSNTEISPQQAGRRLGSFIGNIHRLSYNDLDLKKQFTNTSIQKTRREVQYNAAAEYAQRGGGTELKAIQSETQKLGKDLLESGCCLIMGDLWPSSILIDNDKLRIIDWEFSHFGRPLQDVGHFAAHCWMLAHTSSEANRKKMFRELWQYFWESYQEGTESNFSHLYDNQEYRDTTTHIGAEILIRAAGSFKNGYVYDGYDKGHPMVKEAVEQAASLIRADNLSDLWQADFK comes from the coding sequence ATGCTGAGTAAGCAACAGATTTTAAAAATTGTTTCTGAAAAACTGCCCGATTTTGAGCCTGAGTCATCGTTGCAGTCTCTTGAAGGTGGGAATCTTAATCACGTTTGGAGACTAAAAGGATCATCCCGCAATTTAATTTTGAAGATGGCTCCTCCTTATATTGCAGCCAATCCCGAGGTCCCGCTGGATCCAAAGCGCATACAATTTGAATCCAAAGCGCTTCAGCTTTTTGGGAATAGGGAATTGCTGAATCCTCTTGCCTCCAGAGAAATACGCCCGCCGAAACATGTTTTTTATGATAATAAGCAACACCTGTTAGCTACTGAAGATCTGGGGCACCTACCAGATATTAGTAGATTGTCGAATACAGAAATCTCTCCCCAACAAGCCGGCAGAAGGCTCGGTAGTTTTATTGGCAATATACATAGGCTGAGCTACAATGATCTTGATCTTAAAAAGCAGTTTACCAATACCAGTATCCAAAAAACCCGGCGCGAAGTGCAGTATAATGCTGCAGCTGAGTATGCCCAAAGGGGAGGGGGTACGGAATTAAAAGCTATTCAGTCAGAAACACAGAAGCTGGGGAAAGATTTGCTTGAATCCGGCTGCTGTTTAATTATGGGCGACCTGTGGCCCTCTTCCATATTAATAGATAATGACAAGCTTCGCATTATTGACTGGGAGTTCAGCCACTTTGGGCGTCCACTACAGGATGTAGGTCATTTTGCCGCTCATTGCTGGATGCTGGCACATACATCATCAGAAGCCAATAGAAAAAAAATGTTCAGAGAGCTGTGGCAATATTTTTGGGAAAGTTACCAGGAGGGCACAGAAAGTAACTTTAGCCATCTTTATGACAACCAAGAATACCGGGATACAACTACCCACATTGGGGCGGAAATTTTAATTCGGGCAGCAGGTTCCTTTAAGAACGGCTACGTGTATGACGGGTATGATAAGGGACACCCAATGGTGAAAGAAGCCGTCGAACAAGCCGCATCGCTGATTAGGGCAGATAATCTATCGGATTTATGGCAAGCAGACTTCAAATAG
- a CDS encoding ABC transporter permease, whose product MTSISKSKSMAARMIALAFVFPVLYLLVLSLADSWIFPQLLPEALTLKRWGTLVGGANNLWGSLLLSLIIAFTVATVSTICGFFTSKHLAYHPNRSLWMRLSYFPFVLSPVIYAAVLYYYFIRLGLSGSIMGVILGQLLIAYPYSVILFSGFWSKRMLHIEKLVQTLGGHRWQTYRRVLLPMAQGLLLVCFFQTFLISWFEYGLTTIIGVGKVQTLTLKVFQYINEASFYNAALSSSLLVLPPIILLYFNKRYLFQKRW is encoded by the coding sequence ATGACCTCGATCAGTAAATCAAAATCAATGGCCGCTCGGATGATCGCTTTGGCCTTTGTATTTCCGGTGTTGTATCTGCTAGTACTTTCGCTAGCGGACAGCTGGATTTTTCCTCAGCTTCTTCCCGAAGCGCTCACTCTAAAACGATGGGGAACACTTGTGGGCGGAGCTAATAATCTTTGGGGAAGCCTCTTGTTATCACTGATAATAGCTTTTACCGTTGCTACAGTTTCTACTATTTGCGGATTTTTTACGAGTAAGCACCTTGCCTATCACCCTAACCGTAGCCTTTGGATGCGGCTTTCTTACTTCCCCTTTGTGCTGTCGCCGGTGATATACGCTGCTGTACTTTATTATTATTTCATTCGGCTTGGACTATCCGGCAGTATTATGGGCGTGATTCTTGGGCAGCTGCTCATTGCTTATCCCTACAGTGTTATTCTTTTTAGCGGCTTTTGGAGCAAACGGATGCTCCATATCGAAAAGCTGGTACAAACACTGGGCGGCCACCGATGGCAAACCTACCGGCGTGTGCTATTGCCGATGGCTCAGGGTCTGCTTCTGGTTTGTTTCTTTCAAACTTTTCTAATTTCCTGGTTTGAATACGGTCTCACCACCATCATCGGGGTAGGGAAAGTGCAAACGCTAACACTGAAAGTTTTTCAATATATTAATGAAGCCTCCTTTTACAATGCGGCTTTAAGCAGCTCACTGCTTGTACTTCCGCCTATAATTCTTCTTTATTTCAACAAGCGCTATCTTTTTCAAAAACGATGGTAA
- a CDS encoding DoxX family protein — MLQRLKSSTLSEFVDVNTSVMLLRLFAFLMIYNHGFGKVMNVINGNFQFGDPIGLGPEVSLVLAALAEGICALLVLVGFWTRLASLILVINMAVAAFFYHLPAGDGFGGMEMALMYMLVFLIIFLLGPGDHSIDKTIQEGSA; from the coding sequence ATGTTACAACGACTAAAATCTTCTACCCTTAGCGAGTTTGTCGATGTCAATACCTCCGTTATGTTGCTACGGCTTTTTGCTTTTTTGATGATCTACAATCATGGCTTTGGCAAAGTAATGAATGTGATAAACGGCAACTTTCAGTTTGGGGATCCCATTGGTTTAGGTCCAGAAGTTTCTCTTGTTTTAGCTGCTCTGGCCGAAGGTATCTGTGCATTGTTGGTTCTTGTAGGGTTCTGGACGCGCCTGGCTTCCCTCATTCTAGTTATTAATATGGCTGTTGCTGCTTTCTTTTATCACCTACCCGCTGGTGATGGTTTTGGAGGAATGGAAATGGCGCTAATGTATATGCTGGTGTTCTTAATTATCTTTTTGCTTGGACCCGGCGACCATTCTATTGACAAAACTATTCAAGAAGGGAGTGCTTGA